A genomic window from Chaetodon trifascialis isolate fChaTrf1 chromosome 22, fChaTrf1.hap1, whole genome shotgun sequence includes:
- the snrpf gene encoding small nuclear ribonucleoprotein F gives MSLPLNPKPFLNGLTGKPVMVKLKWGMEYKGYLVSVDGYMNMQLANTEEYVDGALAGHLGEVLIRCNNVLYIRGVEEEEEDGEMRE, from the exons ATG AGTTTACCTCTGAACCCAAAGCCCTTCCTGAATGGCCTGACAGGAAAACCAGTGATGGTGAAACTGAAGTGGGGTATGGAGTACAAGGGCTACCTGGTGTCTGTGGATGGGTACATGAATATGCAG CTGGCAAACACAGAAGAGTATGTGGATGGAGCTTTGGCAGGTCACCTTGGTGAAGTGCTTATCAG GTGCAATAATGTTTTGTACATCAGAGGtgtagaagaagaggaagaagacggAGAGATGAGGGAGTGA
- the amdhd1 gene encoding probable imidazolonepropionase, producing MSSNYRLLVKNAKQVVLICNNGEKYMTKHQMQNLCVIENGSVVIGSDGLIKAVGPAEIIRAQYSEASFDKVIDAAGMCVLPGLVDAHTHPVWAGDRVHEFAMKLAGATYMDVHRAGGGIHFTVAHTRAARSSELLASLSSRLVRMQRAGTTLVECKSGYGLELQTELRMLEVIEEARRTVPINISSTYCGAHAVPKGKTVAEATEDILQVQLPHLKEKMSAGTLHVDNIDVFCEQGVFDLVSTRSILQAGKDMGLNINFHGDELHPMNSAQLGAELGALAISHLEEVTDEGIAAMATAKTAAVLLPTTAYILRLPQPRARDMLDAGVIVALGSDFNPNAYCCSMPLVMHLACVNMRMSMPEALAAATINAAYALGRSHTHGSLEVKKHGDLLIINAARWEHLIYQLGGHQELICYVVIKGNIVYDNEKTMDL from the exons ATGTCCAGTAACTACAGACTGCTGGTGAAGAATGCCAAACAGGTGGTTCTGATCTGCAACAATGGAGAGAAGTACATGACCAAACACCAGATGCAAAATCTTTGTGTGATTGAAAATGGGAGCGTCGTGATCGGAAG TGATGGGCTGATTAAAGCTGTGGGGCCTGCTGAAATCATCAGAGCCCAGTATTCAGAGGCATCCTTTGATAAAGTGATTGATGCTGCAGGAATGTGTGTCCTGCCTG GGTTGGTTGACGCCCACACACATCCAGTCTGGGCTGGTGACAGAGTGCATGAATTTGCAATGAAG CTGGCAGGTGCCACCTACATGGATGTGCACCGGGCCGGGGGAGGGATCCACTTCACGGTGGCGCACACTCGAGCCGCCAGGTCCTCGGAGCTGCTGGCCTCCCTCAGCAGCAGGCTGGTCCGGATGCAGCGAGCGGGCACAACGCTGGTGGAGTGTAAGAGCGGCTACGGCCTGGAGCTGCAGACTGAGCTCAGGATGCTGGAGGTGATCGAGGAGGCCAGACGCACCGTACCCATCAACATCTCCTCAACCTACTGCGGAGCCCACGCAGTGCCCAA AGGGAAGACGGTTGCAGAAGCCACAGAGGACATCCTGCAAGTTCAGCTGCCACATCTGAAGGAGAAGATGTCTGCCGGGACTCTCCACGTGGACAACATCGATGTGTTCTGCGAGCAGGGAGTGTTTGACCTCGTCTCCACTCGCTCCATCCTGCAGGCTGGCAAAGACATGGGCCTCAACATCAACTTCCACGGAGATGAGCTTCATCCCATGAACTCTGCTCAG CTGGGCGCGGAGCTCGGAGCTTTAGCCATCAGTCACCTGGAGGAGGTCACAGACGAGGGCAtcgctgccatggcaacagcaaaAACCGCTGCCGTCCTCCTGCCAACGACAGCTTACATCCTACG gctgcCTCAGCCTCGGGCCAGAGACATGCTGGATGCTGGAGTAATCGTTGCCCTCGGCAGCGACTTCAACCCCAACGCCTACTGCTGCTCCATG CCGTTAGTCATGCACCTGGCCTGCGTTAACATGAGGATGTCCATGCCTGAGGCTTTGGCTGCGGCCACCATCAACGCCGCCTACGCCCTCGGGCGCTCCCACACACACGGCTCCCTGGAGGTCAAAAAACACGGAGACCTGCTGATCATCAACGCCGCACG ATGGGAACATCTGATCTACCAGCTCGGAGGACATCAGGAGCTAATCTGTTACGTCGTCATTAAAGGCAACATCGTCTACGATAACGAGAAAACCATGGACTTATGA